The following proteins are encoded in a genomic region of Sesamum indicum cultivar Zhongzhi No. 13 linkage group LG8, S_indicum_v1.0, whole genome shotgun sequence:
- the LOC105167367 gene encoding lanC-like protein GCL2, with amino-acid sequence MADRCFPNVMPDFVPESPKISDEEAKEKHEGDEILPQGTQDSLLKLLSLPHSALSQKLQRAALDLKETIVVETWGATGQRVEDFTLYTGTLGTAFILFKSFQVAGNKNDLSLCLEIVKACDSSSASSRDVTFICGRAGVCALGAVVAKYIGDDNLLQHYLAQFKEIRLSKDHPDELLYGRAGYLWTCLFLNKHLGKETIPSTSTGAIVREVISKGRKLGEAGGSPLMFEWYGERYWGAAHGLAGISHVLMEFELTSDEREDVKGTLRYMMKNRFPSGNYPASEEDKKRDVLVHWCHGAPGIALTLIKAAEVFGDKEFLEAAMDAAEVVWNRGLLKRVGICHGISGNAYVFLSLYRLTGIVEYLYRAKAFACFLLDRAHMLMSTGDLHGGDNPSSLFEGIGGMAHLFLDMVQPKNARFPAYEL; translated from the exons ATGGCGGACCGTTGCTTCCCAAATGTGATGCCGGATTTTGTACCCGAAAGTCCGAAAATAAGCGATGAAGAAGCCAAAGAAAAACATGAGGGAGATGAAATTCTACCGCAAGGCACTCAGGATTCACTGTTGAAGCTCCTCTCTCTGCCTCACTCCGCTCTCTCTCAGAAGCTCCAACGGGCGGCCCTCGACCTCAAAGAAACT ATTGTGGTGGAGACGTGGGGGGCTACAGGGCAACGTGTGGAAGATTTTACTCTATATACCGGTACACTGGGCACTGCTTTCATACTCTTTAAATCTTTTCAAGTGGCGGGCAACAAGAATGATTTGAGCCTTTGCTTGGAGATTGTTAAGGCCTGTGACTCATCTTCTGCTTCATCCAG GGATGTGACTTTTATATGTGGGAGAGCTGGGGTATGTGCACTGGGAGCTGTGGTTGCAAAGTATATCGGTGATGATAATTTGCTTCAGCATTATTTGGCCCAATTTAAAGAG ATAAGGCTGTCAAAGGATCATCCGGATGAGTTATTATATGGTAGAGCTGGATACCTGTGGACTTGTTTATTTCTGAACAAGCATCTGGGGAAGGAGACAATTCCCTCAACCTCCACG GGTGCTATTGTGAGAGAAGTTATTTCTAAAGGAAGAAAACTAGGTGAAGCCGGAGGAAGCCCCTTGATGTTTGAATGGTATGGTGAGAGGTACTGGGGTGCAGCCCATGGGTTGGCTGGAATTTCCCATGTTCTGATGGAGTTTGAACTGACATCAGACGAGCGTGAAGATGTCAAGGGAACTCTTAGATACATGATGAAAAATCGTTTCCCCAGCGGGAATTACCCTGCGAGTGAAGAAGATAAGAAAAGAGATGTTCTTGTGCACTGGTGTCATGGTGCTCCTGGAATTGCCCTCACACTCATCAAAGCTGCTGAG GTATTTGGAGATAAAGAGTTTCTAGAAGCTGCTATGGATGCGGCAGAGGTAGTTTGGAACCGTGGACTTCTGAAACGAGTCGGGATTTGTCATGGCATCAGTGGAAATGCCTACGTCTTCCTCTCTCTTTATCGACTAACTGGCATCGTCGAGTATTTATATAGAGCAAAGGCTTTTGCATGCTTTTTGCTTGATAGAGCTCACATGCTTATGTCAACAGGAGACCTGCATGGAGGAGATAACCCTTCTTCCCTGTTTGAAGGCATTGGGGGAATGGCACATCTTTTTCTTGACATGGTTCAACCGAAGAACGCTAGATTTCCTGCTTATGAACTCTAA
- the LOC105167366 gene encoding LOW QUALITY PROTEIN: probable polyol transporter 4 (The sequence of the model RefSeq protein was modified relative to this genomic sequence to represent the inferred CDS: inserted 1 base in 1 codon; substituted 2 bases at 2 genomic stop codons): MGVQENGNTEMGLSLGAKNKYKRMDSQVTPDDGFDDDYDGSRHSHQLERRRTTRRYVFACSVFASLNNVLLGYDVGVMSGAILFIQEDLKITEVQQEILVGILSVMSLLGSLGGGRTSDAIGRKWTMGLAAIVFQAGAAVMTLAPSFEVLMIGRILAGVGIGFGVMIAPVYIAEISPSVARGSLTSFPEIFINLGILLGYVSNYAFSGLPAHTNWRIMLAVGILPSVFIAFALCIIPESPRWLVLQKRVEEARNVLLKTNENEAEVEERLAEIELAAXNRXQWQTXRESRXXXXTGFGIQCFQQITGIDATVYYSPEIFKAAGIVDNSKLLAATVAVGVTKTAFILTAIFLIDKVGRKPLLYVSTIGMTICLFSLGSTLSFIGEGSVGVTLAILSVCGNVAFFSVGIGPVCWVLTSEIFPLKVRAQASALGAVGNRVCSGFVAMSFLSLTHAITVGGTFFIFSALSALSVAFVYKCVPETKGKSLEQIELLFQDGYELQGSEVQLSDVEHLVQKE, encoded by the exons ATGGGTGTCCAAGAAAATGGGAATACAGAGATGGGGTTGTCTTTGGGAGCCAAGAACAAGTACAAAAGAATGGATTCTCAGGTGACACCTGATGATGGTTTTGATGATGATTATGATGGTTCACGCCATAGCCATCAGCTGGAGAGGAGGAGGACTACTAGGAGATATGTCTTTGCCTGTTCTGTTTTTGCATCTCTGAACAATGTTCTCCTTGGATATG ATGTGGGAGTCATGAGTGGAGCAATCCTATTCATTCAAGAAGATTTGAAGATAACAGAGGTTCAGCAAGAGATTCTTGTCGGCATTTTGAGTGTGATGTCCCTTTTGGGTAGTTTAGGTGGAGGAAGAACATCGGATGCTATTGGTAGAAAATGGACGATGGGCTTGGCTGCCATCGTCTTCCAAGCTGGTGCAGCTGTAATGACCCTGGCCCCATCATTTGAAGTACTAATGATAGGAAGAATCTTGGCCGGTGTCGGAATTGGATTCGGGGTCATGATCGCCCCAGTTTACATTGCCGAGATATCTCCAAGTGTTGCAAGAGGCTCACTTACGTCATTTCCTGAAATCTTCATAAATCTCGGGATACTTCTTGGTTATGTCTCCAACTATGCATTTTCAGGCCTTCCTGCACACACTAACTGGAGAATTATGCTTGCCGTCGGAATTCTACCATCAGTCTTTATTGCATTTGCCTTGTGCATAATTCCTGAGTCACCAAGGTGGTTGGTATTGCAGAAGAGAGTAGAAGAAGCAAGGAATGTGCTTCTGAAgacaaatgaaaatgaagCAGAGGTGGAGGAGAGACTTGCTGAAATAGAGTTAGCTG GGAATAGGTAACAGTGGCAAACTTGAAGAGAAAGCCGTNNNNNNNNNNTCACAGGTTTTGGGATTCAGTGCTTCCAACAAATTACCGGCATCGATGCAACTGTATATTACAGTCCCGAGATCTTCAAAGCCGCTGGTATAGTGGATAACTCAAAGCTTCTTGCCGCAACTGTTGCTGTGGGAGTGACAAAGACAGCATTTATACTAACAGCCATTTTTCTTATAGACAAAGTAGGGAGAAAACCTCTCCTCTACGTAAGCACAATCGGGATGACTATATGCTTGTTTAGCTTGGGCTCAACTCTCTCTTTCATTGGAGAAGGATCAGTTGGAGTTACATTAGCAATCTTGTCAGTTTGTGGAAATGTGGCTTTCTTTTCCGTGGGAATCGGTCCTGTTTGCTGGGTTTTGACGTCCGAAATATTCCCATTAAAGGTTCGTGCTCAGGCATCTGCACTTGGTGCCGTAGGTAATAGAGTATGCAGTGGCTTTGTGGCCATGTCGTTCCTCTCACTTACCCATGCTATCACCGTGGGTGGAactttctttatcttttcagCTCTTTCCGCACTTTCTGTGGCTTTTGTTTACAAATGTGTTccagaaacaaaaggtaaatcACTAGAACAGATTGAATTACTGTTTCAAGATGGATATGAGCTTCAAGGAAGTGAAGTTCAGCTCAGCGACGTCGAACATTTGGTGCAGAAAGAATGA
- the LOC105167365 gene encoding LOW QUALITY PROTEIN: protein STABILIZED1 (The sequence of the model RefSeq protein was modified relative to this genomic sequence to represent the inferred CDS: inserted 2 bases in 1 codon): MVFVKSPENKTLILNLNPSITTLRWLSLHIQRNYLIPISQQRLYFSARLLSSPENEGILLSHLGVSPNSTLTLHVPFLGGMQAPVPPKSRLDFLNTKPPPNYVAGLGRGATGFTTRSDIGPARAAPDLPDRSAAAVGAGGAAGVGRGRGKGPGEEDEEEENEEKGYDENQKFDEFEGNDAGLFASAEYDDEDKEADAVWEAIDKRMDSRRKDRREARLKEEIEKYRASNPKITEQFADLKRKLYTLSTEEWDSIPEIGDYSLRNKKKRFESFVPVPDTLLEKARQEKEHVSALDPKTRAAGGTETPWAQTPVTDLTAVGEGRGTVLSLKLDRLSDSVSGLTVVDPKGYLTDLKSMKITSDAEVSDINKARLLLKSVTQTNPKHPHGWIAAARLEEVAGKPQVAQQLIKKGCEECPKSEDVWLEACRLASHVDAKAVIARGVKAIPNSVKLWMQAAKLEQDDVNKSRVLRKGLEHIPDSVRLWKAVVELANEEDARLLLQRAVECCPLHVELWLALARLETYENAKKVLNKAREKLPKEPAIWITAAKLEEANGNTAMVGKIIERGIRALQREGVEIDREMWMKEAEAAERAGSVATCQAIIHNTIEVGVEEEDRKRTWVADAEECKKRGSIETARAIYAHALTVFLTKKSIWLKAAQLEKSHGTRESLDALLRKAVTYIPHAEVLWLMGAKEKWLAGDVPAARAILQEAYAAIPNSEEIWLAAFKLEFENHEPERARMLLAKARERGGTERVWMKSAIVERELGNTAEERRLLDEGLKLFPSFFKLWLMLGQLEERLGNLEQAKEAYESGLKHCPNCIPLWLSLAQLEEKVSGLSKARAVLTMARKKNPQNPELWLAAVRAESRHGYKKEADILMAKXMVPRPQQKTKSRDAYKRCGDDPQVLAAVGKIFWHDRKVDKARSWFNRAVTLAPDIGDFWALYYKFELQHGTEETQKDVLNRCVAAEPKHGEKWQAISKAVENSHQPTEFILKKVVVAIGKEEHAAENGKN; the protein is encoded by the exons ATGGTGTTTGTGAAATCCCCTGAGAACAAAACCCTAATCTTGAATCTTAATCCTTCCATAACCACTCTAAGGTGGCTTAGTCTCCATATCCAGCGAAATTACCTCATACCCATTTCGCAACAGCGCCTCTACTTCTCCGCCCGCCTCCTCTCCAGCCCGGAGAACGAAGGCATCTTGCTTTCTCACCTCGGAGTTTCCCCAAATTCCACCCTGACATTACACGTACCATTCCTCGGCGGTATGCAAGCTCCTGTCCCTCCAAAGAGTAGGTTGGATTTTCTAAATACAAAACCGCCACCGAATTATGTCGCCGGGCTCGGCCGTGGTGCTACGGGCTTCACCACCCGTTCGGATATTGGTCCGGCGCGTGCCGCGCCTGACTTACCGGATAGATCAGCGGCGGCAGTTGGCGCTGGTGGAGCCGCTGGGGTTGGTCGTGGCCGTGGGAAGGGCCCTGGGGAGGaggatgaggaggaggagaatgAGGAGAAGGGATACGATGAGAATCAGAAGTTTGATGAGTTTGAAGGGAATGATGCGGGGTTGTTTGCTTCTGCGGAGTATGACGATGAGGATAAGGAGGCTGATGCGGTGTGGGAGGCAATCGATAAGAGGATGGATTCGCGTAGGAAAGATAGGAGGGAGGCGAGGCTTAAGGAGGAAATTGAGAAGTATCGTGCctcaaatccaaaaattacgGAACAGTTTGCCGACTTAAAGAGGAAATTGTACACATTGTCAACTGAAGAGTGGGATAGTATACCGGAGATAGGTGATTACTCTTTGAGGAATAAGAAAAAGAGGTTTGAGAGTTTTGTACCTGTTCCAGATACGCTTTTGGAAAAAGCTAGGCAGGAAAAAGAGCATGTCAGTGCCTTGGATCCGAAGACCAGGGCAGCTGGTGGGACTGAAACTCCGTGGGCGCAGACGCCGGTTACGGATTTGACTGCCGTAGGAGAAGGCAGAGGAACTGTTTTGTCACTGAAGTTAGACAGATTATCTGATTCTGTTTCTGGGTTGACAGTGGTGGATCCTAAGGGTTACTTGACAGATTTGAAGAGTATGAAGATTACTAGTGATGCAGAGGTATCTGATATCAATAAGGCCAGGCTGTTGCTGAAATCAGTCACACAGACGAATCCAAAGCATCCTCATGGTTGGATAGCAGCCGCTAGGTTGGAGGAGGTGGCAGGGAAGCCTCAGGTTGCCCAGCAGTTGATCAAGAAAGGATGTGAGGAATGTCCGAAAAGTGAGGATGTCTGGTTGGAGGCATGCCGTCTGGCATCTCATGTTGATGCTAAGGCTGTGATTGCAAGGGGTGTTAAGGCAATTCCGAATTCAGTGAAGTTGTGGATGCAAGCGGCGAAGCTTGAGCAGGATGATGTGAATAAGAGTAGGGTGTTAAGGAAAGGGCTTGAGCATATTCCAGACTCAGTCAGGCTTTGGAAGGCAGTTGTCGAGCTTGCCAATGAGGAAGATGCAAGACTTTTGCTGCAGAGAGCTGTTGAATGCTGCCCATTGCATGTGGAACTGTGGTTGGCTCTCGCTAGGTTGGAAACTTATGAGAATGCGAAGAAGGTGTTAAATAAAGCTAGGGAAAAGCTTCCTAAGGAGCCAGCTATATGGATCACTGCTGCCAAGTTGGAAGAAGCTAATGGGAATACGGCCATGGTTGGGAAGATTATTGAAAGGGGTATTCGAGCTTTACAGAGGGAAGGTGTAGAAATTGACAGGGAAATGTGGATGAAAGAAGCTGAGGCAGCTGAAAGAGCTGGGTCCGTTGCAACTTGTCAGGCTATAATTCATAACACTATTGAGGTTGGGGTGGAGGAAGAAGATAGGAAGAGGACATGGGTTGCTGATGCTGAGGAGTGTAAGAAGAGAGGTTCCATTGAGACAGCAAGGGCCATCTATGCTCATGCCCTTACTGTGTTCTTAACAAAGAAGAGCATATGGCTAAAAGCAGCTCAGCTTGAAAAGAGCCATGGCACCAGGGAATCTCTGGATGCTTTGCTGCGTAAGGCAGTTACTTACATACCGCATGCTGAAGTTTTGTGGCTAATGGGTGCCAAAGAAAAGTGGCTTGCTGGTGATGTGCCTGCTGCTAGGGCAATTCTTCAAGAAGCATATGCTGCAATCCCTAATTCTGAGGAGATTTGGCTTGCTGCATTCAAGCTTGAGTTTGAGAACCATGAACCTGAAAGAGCTAGAATGCTTCTTGCAAAGGCACGAGAAAGGGGAGGAACAGAGAGAGTTTGGATGAAATCTGCAATTGTTGAGAGAGAACTGGGAAACACTGCAGAGGAGAGGAGGTTGTTGGATGAAGGGCTGAAGCTCTTcccttcatttttcaaactttggCTGATGCTTGGGCAGTTGGAGGAACGTCTTGGTAACTTGGAACAAGCCAAAGAAGCATATGAGTCGGGCTTGAAGCACTGCCCCAATTGTATTCCTTTATGGCTTTCGCTTGCTCAACTGGAGGAAAAAGTAAGTGGCCTAAGTAAAGCTCGCGCAGTTCTGACCATGGCTAGAAAGAAAAATCCTCAGAATCCTGAACTCTGGCTTGCTGCAGTGCGAGCTGAGTCGCGACATGGTTATAAGAAAGAAGCCGACATATTGATGGCAAA GATGGTTCCACGGCCTCAGCAAAAAACCAAAAGTAGGGATGCGTACAAAAGATGTGGGGATGACCCTCAAGTCCTTGCCGCTGTCGGGAAGATATTTTGGCATGACAGGAAGGTTGATAAAGCTAGGTCCTGGTTCAACAGGGCCGTCACTCTTGCTCCGGATATTGGGGATTTCTGGGCATTGTACTATAAATTTGAACTCCAACACGGCACTGAGGAGACCCAGAAGGATGTATTGAACAGATGTGTCGCAGCAGAGCCAAAGCACGGCGAGAAGTGGCAAGCCATATCCAAAGCTGTCGAGAATTCGCACCAGCCAACAGAATTCATCTTGAAGAAGGTGGTAGTAGCAATAGGAAAAGAGGAGCATGCAGCTGAGAATGGCAAAAACTAG